A genomic stretch from Chelmon rostratus isolate fCheRos1 chromosome 14, fCheRos1.pri, whole genome shotgun sequence includes:
- the rps6ka4 gene encoding ribosomal protein S6 kinase alpha-4, producing the protein MPGDASDSSDDSDSKTNEKACTVKHQITNANLTGHTERVGMENFELLKVLGTGAYGKVFLVRKNSGHDVGQLYAMKVLKKAAIVQKAKTTEHTRTERQVLEHIRQSPFLVTLHYAFQTQSKLHLILDYVSGGEMFTHLYQRDHFPEEAVRIYIGEIILALEHLHKLGIVYRDIKLENILLDSEGHVVLTDFGLSKEFLEEEKERTYSFCGTIEYMAPEIIRGKAGHGKSVDWWSLGILMFELLTGASPFTLEGERNSQSEVSKRILRCDPPFPSMIGSTAQDLLRKLLVKDPHRRLGSGPRGSEDIKAHPFFKGLNWADLAQKKVPSPFKPELKSELDVGNFAEEFTGMDPVYSPASTPPSTGRLFQGYSFIAPSILFNKNAVMGDFAESQVGADRPGSASVQRSAMLEESQFFQHYELCLHGPPLGEGSFSVCRKCRHKQSDDEYAVKIVSRRMEANTQREIAALRQCEAHPNIVKLHEVYTDQYHTYLVMELLRGGELLERIKRKKLFGEAEASQLLQSLVSAVSFMHEAGVVHRDLKPENVLFTDEGEDSVLKVIDFGFARLCPAGSAPLQTPCFTLQYAAPELFESAGYDKACDLWSLGVILYTMLSGQVPFQSEQRGMTSSYAADIMQKIKEGDFSLDGEAWKGVSEDAKELVKGLLTVDPERRLKLSDLKENSWLQGGASMSTTPLCTPDVLESSGPTVRTYVNATYKAFNRGKREGFFLKSVDNAPLAKRRKLKMTSTGVETRWSSSSSSSSSSTSSSASATASKAQPKQTVTPKQS; encoded by the exons ATGCCTGGGGACGCATCTGATAGTAGTGATGACTCCgattcaaaaacaaatgaaaaggcCTGCACCGTCAAGCATCAAATCACCAATG CTAACCTCACAGGTCACACTGAGAGGGTTGGCATGGAGAACTTTGAGCTGCTCAAAGTCTTGGGCACTGGAG CTTATGGAAAAGTGTTTTTGGTCAGGAAGAACAGTGGTCATGATGTGGGCCAGCTGTATGCTATGAAG GTGTTAAAGAAAGCAGCTATTGTTCAAAAGGCAAAGACAACAGAACATACTCGCACTGAGAGGCAGGTGCTGGAGCACATCCGCCAGTCGCCCTTCCTGGTCACACTCCACTATGCCTTCCAGACGCAGAGCAAACTGCATCTCATCTTGG aCTATGTGAGCGGTGGGGAGATGTTCACTCATTTGTACCAGCGGGATCACTTTCCTGAGGAGGCAGTGCGGATATATATTGGGGAAATAATCCTGGCTCTGGAGCACCTGCACAAG cttgGGATTGTGTACCGAGACATCAAGTTGGAAAACATTCTTCTAGACAGTGAGGGCCATGTGGTATTGACAGATTTCGGGCTCAGCAAGGAGTTTCTGGAGGAAGAG AAGGAAAGGACCTACTCTTTCTGTGGCACCATTGAGTACATGGCACCTGAAATCATCAGAGGGAAAGCCGGGCATGGCAAG TCGGTAGATTGGTGGAGCCTTGGGATCCTGATGTTTGAGCTTCTGACGGGAGCATCTCCTTTTACcttggagggagagagaaactcCCAGAGTGAGGTGTCAAA ACGTATTTTGCGCTGTGATCCACCGTTCCCGTCTATGATTGGATCCACTGCTCAGGACCTGCTTAGGAAGCTATTAGTGAAAGATCCCCACAGGAGGCTGGGCTCTGGACCACGAGGGTCTGAAGACATCAAAGCACATCCCTTCTTCAAG GGCCTGAACTGGGCTGACCTAGCACAGAAGAAGGTGCCAAGTCCTTTTAAGCCAGAGCTGAAGAGTGAGCTTGACGTGGGGAACTTCGCTGAGGAGTTCACCGGGATGGATCCCGTCTACTCTCCAGCGAGCACGCCCCCAAGCACTGGTCGCCTGTTCCAG GGTTACTCTTTTATTGCTCCCTCCATCCTGTTCAATAAGAACGCGGTCATGGGAGACTTTGCAGAATCCCAGGTTGGTGCTGATCGACCAGGTTCAGCATCTGTCCAGCGCAGTGCAATGTTAGAG GAATCCCAGTTTTTTCAGCACTATGAGCTGTGTCTTCACGGGCCACCTCTAGGCGAGGGtagtttctctgtgtgcaggaAATGCCGACACAAGCAAAGCGACGACGAGTACGCTGTCAAGATCGTCAGCCGCAG aatggaggcaaacacacagagggagattGCTGCTTTGAGGCAATGTGAAGCTCACCCAAACATCGTTAAACTGCACGAAGTGTATACTGATCAG TACCACACATATTTAGTGATGGAGCTCCTGCGAGGTGGGGAGTTGCTGGAAAGGATCAAGAGGAAGAAACTCTTTGGCGAGGCGGAGGCCAGTCAACTGTTACAGAGCCTGGTCTCAGCGGTCAGCTTCATGCACGAGGCTGGAGTTGTGCACAGAGACCTCAAACCAGAG AACGTGCTGTTTACAGATGAGGGGGAGGACTCGGTGCTGAAAGTAATAGATTTTGGATTCGCCCGCCTGTGCCCTGCAGGCAGCGCCCCCCTGCAGACTCCCTGCTTCACGCTGCAGTATGCTGCACCTGAACTTTTTGAGAGTGCAGGATACGACAAAGCCTGTGACCTCTGGAGCCTTGGGGTCATCCTG taCACCATGCTGTCAGGTCAGGTGCCATTTCAGAGTGAGCAGCGTGGGATGACCTCATCATATGCTGCTGACATCATGCAAAAGATAAAAGAGGGCGATTTCTCATTGGATGGGGAGGCCTGGAAGGGCGTATCAGAGGATGCCAAGGAGCTTGTTAAAG GCCTACTGACAGTGGATCCAGAGAGGCGTCTTAAACTCTCTGATCTGAAAGAGAACAGCTGGCTGCAGGGCGGAGCATCCATGTCCACTACTCCTTTGTGCACCCCAGATGTGCTTGAGTCGAGTGGGCCCACTGTCCGCACTTATGTCAATGCCACCTACAAG GCTTTCAACCGTGGTAAGAGAGAGGGCTTCTTTCTGAAAAGTGTCGACAATGCTCCCCTTGCAAAACGACGAAAGCTGAAGATGACAAGCACAGGTGTGGAGACCCGATGGAgttcatcctcttcctcctcctcttcttccacttcctcctctgcctctgcaaCAGCATCCAAAGCGCAGCCAAAGCAAACTGTGACCCCAAAGCAGAGCTAG